One Streptomyces sp. NBC_00102 DNA segment encodes these proteins:
- a CDS encoding helix-turn-helix transcriptional regulator — protein MNRATQLGNRTSTVLGRRLGSELLRLRDASGKTQQQAAQTISATNSKIVKMERGWVPMRDPDIRTLCEFYGTDDPKLVGRLLDLAGLDRERRKAKGWWNQYPELRSLVEYVALEDIATGIRTWQGAFVPGLLQTPDYARALAVGNAEWREPEEIERFVEAKVARQARLADDEPLALWAVIGEGALRQLVGGREVMRTQLAHLAAASREPNVTVQVVPFLAGSHPGMTSAFSVVSFAEPGALDVVYMDTTSSTLWLESETDAARHNVTFGRIARSGLAPRDSIALIERIRKEL, from the coding sequence GTGAATCGAGCAACCCAACTCGGGAATCGGACGTCGACCGTGCTGGGCCGAAGGCTCGGCAGTGAACTGCTGCGCCTGCGGGACGCATCGGGGAAGACGCAGCAGCAAGCCGCGCAGACGATCAGTGCCACCAATTCGAAGATCGTGAAAATGGAGCGAGGTTGGGTCCCGATGCGGGACCCGGACATTCGTACGCTTTGCGAGTTCTACGGCACCGACGATCCGAAGCTCGTCGGCCGCCTGCTGGACCTGGCCGGCCTGGACCGGGAGCGTCGCAAGGCGAAGGGCTGGTGGAACCAGTATCCGGAGCTGAGGTCGCTGGTCGAGTACGTGGCGCTGGAGGACATCGCCACCGGTATCCGTACGTGGCAGGGGGCGTTCGTCCCCGGGCTGCTCCAGACACCGGACTACGCACGAGCTCTCGCAGTGGGGAATGCCGAGTGGCGTGAACCGGAGGAGATCGAGCGATTCGTCGAAGCGAAGGTGGCGCGGCAGGCTCGTCTTGCGGATGACGAGCCGCTGGCGCTGTGGGCGGTCATCGGCGAAGGTGCCTTGCGGCAACTGGTCGGTGGGCGCGAGGTGATGCGTACGCAGCTTGCGCACCTTGCGGCAGCGTCCAGGGAGCCAAATGTCACGGTGCAGGTTGTCCCGTTTCTCGCGGGGTCCCATCCCGGGATGACCAGCGCTTTCAGCGTCGTCTCCTTCGCCGAGCCAGGAGCACTCGACGTGGTTTACATGGACACCACGTCGTCTACGCTGTGGTTGGAGAGCGAGACGGACGCTGCGCGTCACAACGTCACGTTCGGCCGCATTGCCAGAAGCGGACTCGCTCCCCGCGATTCCATCGCTCTGATAGAGCGTATTCGCAAGGAGTTGTAG
- a CDS encoding phosphatase PAP2 family protein yields MTREVLPAVESAAERTKLWWAAAGVMVVLGGGRQRKAAVAGLAAMGLAELLSNGVGKQLYERRRPPAELIPHEGVHDRPDSSSFPSGHTAAAVGFTAAVAAVSPVVGAFCAVPAAGVAVERVQSGAHYPSDVAAGAALGLASAWLVRRVPKLWWRRLL; encoded by the coding sequence GTGACACGGGAGGTGCTGCCGGCCGTGGAGTCGGCGGCCGAGCGCACCAAGCTCTGGTGGGCCGCGGCGGGCGTGATGGTCGTACTGGGCGGCGGGCGGCAGCGGAAGGCCGCGGTGGCCGGACTGGCTGCGATGGGGCTCGCGGAACTCCTCTCCAACGGTGTGGGCAAGCAGCTCTACGAGCGACGCAGACCGCCCGCCGAACTGATCCCGCACGAGGGGGTCCATGACCGGCCCGACAGTTCGTCCTTCCCATCCGGCCACACCGCTGCCGCTGTCGGGTTCACCGCCGCGGTCGCCGCCGTATCCCCGGTCGTGGGCGCGTTCTGCGCCGTCCCGGCGGCAGGGGTGGCGGTCGAGCGGGTGCAGTCGGGGGCGCACTACCCGAGCGATGTGGCCGCCGGAGCTGCCCTGGGGCTGGCGAGCGCCTGGCTGGTCCGTCGCGTGCCGAAGCTCTGGTGGCGCCGACTGCTCTGA
- a CDS encoding HIT family protein, which yields MDCVFCALIQADSARWVARGPVALAFAPLTPIAPGHALVVPASHFADLFDTPPEVLAETMALVRRVADAMRSALGADGVNVLNASGPGSEQSVPHLHFHVIPRWQDDGFSTWPTGRSQRRLQDDPIARLASAVAG from the coding sequence ATGGACTGCGTCTTCTGTGCTCTCATCCAGGCCGACTCGGCCCGGTGGGTCGCTCGCGGGCCGGTGGCCCTCGCCTTCGCCCCGCTCACGCCGATAGCCCCCGGCCACGCCCTGGTCGTCCCGGCCTCGCACTTCGCCGACCTCTTCGACACACCTCCTGAGGTCCTCGCGGAGACCATGGCGCTGGTGCGGCGGGTCGCCGACGCGATGCGGTCCGCGCTCGGGGCCGACGGGGTCAACGTCCTCAACGCCAGCGGCCCGGGCTCGGAACAGTCCGTTCCCCACCTGCACTTCCACGTGATCCCCCGGTGGCAGGACGACGGCTTCTCGACCTGGCCCACGGGCCGTTCACAGCGGCGGCTCCAGGACGACCCGATCGCGCGGCTCGCCTCGGCCGTCGCCGGGTGA
- a CDS encoding DUF397 domain-containing protein, with amino-acid sequence MRHFDFVKSSYSSGDGECVEVARNVPGAVAVRDSKFPDGPVVVVTSRAWASFQDDARCAEVN; translated from the coding sequence GTGCGCCACTTCGATTTCGTCAAGTCCAGCTACAGCAGTGGAGATGGCGAATGTGTCGAGGTGGCCCGCAATGTCCCGGGCGCCGTGGCGGTCCGTGACTCAAAGTTTCCCGATGGACCGGTAGTTGTCGTGACTTCCCGCGCGTGGGCTTCGTTCCAGGACGATGCTCGCTGTGCGGAGGTGAACTGA
- a CDS encoding NADPH-dependent F420 reductase, translated as MKLGIVGTGPIGTVLARTFSAGGHDVQVANSRGPETVDPSVTEFGARAVTAQEAVQDKDVVILSVPFTRIPDVAGLFASVPPQTVVIDTSNYFPHLGGRVEPVEDGQVESVWVAEQLGRPVVKAWNAALAGTLQTRGLPAGTPGRIALPVAADSDEARRIGMRLVDESGFDPLDAGVLADSWRQQPMTPAYCTELVLKDLGPALSAADRGEAPRNRDRQMSRFATLTAMPTLDEVVDLNRSLHR; from the coding sequence ATGAAACTCGGCATTGTCGGAACAGGTCCGATCGGGACCGTGCTGGCGCGCACGTTCAGCGCGGGCGGGCACGACGTCCAGGTGGCGAACTCCCGGGGCCCGGAGACCGTGGACCCGTCGGTGACGGAGTTCGGGGCGCGCGCGGTGACCGCACAGGAAGCCGTTCAGGACAAGGATGTGGTCATCCTGTCCGTCCCCTTCACCCGCATCCCGGACGTAGCCGGACTCTTCGCCTCCGTACCGCCGCAGACCGTGGTCATCGACACCTCCAACTACTTCCCCCATCTGGGCGGGCGCGTCGAGCCCGTCGAAGACGGCCAGGTGGAGAGCGTGTGGGTGGCCGAACAACTCGGGCGCCCCGTGGTCAAGGCGTGGAACGCCGCCTTGGCCGGCACCTTGCAGACGCGGGGGCTGCCGGCCGGAACTCCCGGCCGCATCGCGCTCCCGGTCGCGGCCGACTCCGACGAAGCCCGCCGCATCGGTATGCGCCTGGTGGACGAGAGTGGCTTCGACCCCCTCGACGCCGGCGTGCTGGCCGATTCCTGGCGCCAGCAGCCGATGACGCCCGCCTACTGCACCGAACTGGTTCTGAAGGACCTGGGACCGGCCCTCTCCGCCGCCGACCGCGGCGAGGCACCCCGCAACCGGGACCGTCAGATGAGCCGCTTCGCCACGCTCACCGCCATGCCGACGCTGGACGAGGTGGTGGACCTCAACCGCTCCCTCCACCGCTGA
- a CDS encoding cyclase family protein — MSAQPRNDTTGASNAPELPSNWGRWGADDELGTLNLITREARARGAAEARTGRAVSLAQPIRPAPFVSGPFAPTTREDSPVQHLMQYTGGAPATADMMLVTNHHVRSTHLDALGHQVVDGQVYPGRPLAESVTPTGVRHGSTAAFAAGIVTRGVLLDLAFEGPLPAGHPITSEDLEAAEARQDVRLESGDALVVRCGWVYAIDPEKPMPGISLDAVRWMHRRGVSLYAGDLGDAYPPLDPAVPGPLHRVALPLLGMPLIDVTELGEVAAVCAELNRYAFLLSVAPPRIHGLTGIPVNPLAIF, encoded by the coding sequence ATGAGCGCGCAACCGAGGAACGACACCACCGGCGCGTCCAACGCACCAGAACTGCCCAGCAATTGGGGCCGCTGGGGCGCCGACGACGAGCTGGGTACGCTCAACCTGATCACCAGGGAGGCCAGGGCCAGGGGCGCCGCGGAGGCCCGTACCGGGCGAGCGGTCTCGTTGGCCCAGCCGATCCGGCCGGCTCCGTTCGTCAGTGGACCCTTCGCCCCCACCACCCGCGAGGACTCGCCGGTCCAGCACCTGATGCAGTACACCGGAGGGGCCCCCGCGACGGCGGACATGATGCTGGTGACCAACCACCATGTGCGCTCGACCCACCTCGACGCGCTGGGGCACCAGGTCGTGGACGGGCAGGTCTACCCGGGGCGGCCGCTCGCGGAGAGCGTGACCCCGACCGGCGTACGGCACGGCTCCACGGCGGCGTTCGCGGCCGGGATCGTCACCCGGGGTGTCCTGCTCGACCTGGCCTTCGAGGGCCCGCTGCCCGCCGGACACCCGATCACCTCGGAGGACCTGGAGGCCGCCGAGGCCCGCCAGGACGTACGGCTGGAGTCCGGGGACGCCCTGGTGGTGCGCTGCGGGTGGGTCTACGCCATCGACCCGGAGAAGCCGATGCCGGGTATCAGCCTGGACGCGGTGCGGTGGATGCACCGGCGCGGGGTGTCCCTGTACGCCGGCGACCTCGGCGACGCGTACCCGCCGCTGGACCCCGCCGTACCCGGACCTCTGCACCGCGTCGCGCTGCCGCTGCTGGGCATGCCCCTGATCGACGTGACGGAACTTGGAGAAGTGGCCGCCGTCTGTGCGGAGTTGAACCGTTACGCCTTTCTGCTCTCGGTGGCGCCCCCGCGCATCCACGGATTGACCGGCATCCCGGTCAATCCGCTGGCGATCTTCTGA
- a CDS encoding DUF397 domain-containing protein: protein MNYEFTKSSYSSMNSDCVEVARNVPGSVAVRDSKRPHGPVLVVAPAAWAAFSAELCRTESAGS from the coding sequence ATGAACTATGAGTTCACCAAGTCCAGTTACAGCAGCATGAACAGCGACTGTGTAGAGGTCGCCCGCAACGTCCCCGGCTCCGTAGCCGTACGCGACTCCAAGCGTCCCCACGGCCCCGTCCTCGTCGTCGCGCCCGCAGCCTGGGCGGCCTTCAGCGCCGAGTTGTGCCGCACGGAGAGCGCCGGCTCCTGA
- a CDS encoding TetR/AcrR family transcriptional regulator, whose protein sequence is MDIEHRPVRKPRADVLRNRAALLEAAQRHFLRHGVGASLEAIAKDAGVGPATLYRHFPTREALLAAVLQTRSDELLARRAEIARVADAAEGLRQWLRALEEYFSAFSGLPEPLMAAAKAREPGNPLTLPCGILIDTTDEYVEAAQRAGRARPSVTGYDLFLAACSVAWLMGTGAADEEALGRLRDLIESGYRQPGIGE, encoded by the coding sequence GTGGACATCGAACACCGGCCCGTACGCAAACCGCGTGCGGATGTCCTGCGCAACCGGGCCGCCCTGCTGGAGGCGGCGCAGCGGCACTTCCTGCGGCACGGGGTGGGCGCGTCACTGGAGGCGATCGCCAAGGACGCCGGCGTGGGCCCTGCCACGCTGTACCGGCACTTCCCCACCCGGGAGGCGCTGCTCGCGGCGGTGCTGCAAACGCGTTCGGACGAGTTGCTCGCCCGCCGGGCGGAGATCGCCCGGGTCGCCGACGCGGCCGAAGGGCTGCGGCAGTGGCTCCGGGCACTGGAGGAGTACTTCAGCGCGTTCAGCGGTCTGCCGGAGCCGCTCATGGCCGCGGCCAAGGCGCGGGAGCCGGGCAATCCCCTGACCCTGCCCTGCGGCATCCTGATCGACACGACGGACGAGTACGTCGAGGCCGCCCAGCGCGCGGGACGCGCCCGGCCCTCGGTCACGGGGTACGACCTGTTCCTCGCCGCCTGTTCCGTCGCCTGGCTGATGGGTACCGGCGCCGCCGACGAGGAAGCCCTCGGCCGCCTGCGCGACCTGATCGAAAGCGGTTACCGGCAACCCGGTATCGGAGAGTAG
- a CDS encoding DUF3618 domain-containing protein: MNDTPQSRPPHDDPQTPEELRAQAEATREQLGQTVEALAAKADVKAQVQRKTEDAKAQARLKATEVKVQARLKAMDAKAQVEEKAGAAKVQARDTAALARDRAGRIARDAQEKLPAPVVAKAVQAKDRIESAASAVAAKVGERAPDAFGEQAARTRGAVSRRRGPLLAVAAVALLLVIGKRRTGKR; encoded by the coding sequence ATGAACGACACGCCCCAGTCCCGGCCCCCGCACGACGACCCGCAGACCCCTGAGGAACTGCGGGCGCAGGCGGAGGCGACACGCGAGCAACTCGGACAGACGGTCGAAGCCCTGGCGGCGAAGGCGGACGTGAAGGCGCAGGTCCAGCGGAAGACCGAGGACGCCAAGGCGCAAGCCAGGCTGAAAGCGACGGAGGTCAAGGTCCAGGCCCGGCTGAAGGCGATGGACGCCAAGGCGCAGGTGGAGGAGAAGGCCGGTGCCGCCAAGGTCCAGGCCCGGGACACGGCGGCGCTCGCCAGGGACCGGGCCGGCCGGATCGCACGGGACGCCCAGGAGAAGCTTCCGGCCCCGGTGGTGGCGAAGGCGGTGCAGGCCAAGGACCGGATCGAATCCGCCGCGTCGGCCGTCGCCGCGAAGGTCGGGGAGAGGGCTCCGGACGCGTTCGGGGAACAGGCCGCCCGGACCCGCGGTGCTGTCAGTCGGCGGCGCGGGCCGCTGCTCGCGGTGGCTGCCGTCGCACTGCTCCTGGTGATCGGGAAGCGCCGCACCGGAAAGCGCTGA
- a CDS encoding DUF397 domain-containing protein has product MRDSKRPHGPVLVLATTVWDAWVTARSDESGAISAGDSSQGVGEGERRGSGVRPQLPREGSALRSAAATSPDPSKEAGQR; this is encoded by the coding sequence GTGCGCGATTCCAAGCGGCCCCACGGCCCCGTGCTTGTGTTGGCGACCACTGTCTGGGACGCCTGGGTGACCGCTCGCTCTGACGAGAGCGGGGCGATCTCCGCAGGGGACAGTAGCCAGGGAGTGGGCGAGGGTGAAAGACGCGGTTCTGGGGTAAGGCCTCAATTGCCACGTGAGGGTTCCGCACTCAGATCTGCCGCGGCAACGTCTCCCGACCCGAGCAAAGAAGCCGGTCAGCGATGA
- a CDS encoding YihY/virulence factor BrkB family protein → MAPTPESPYEQEEPGGHHRAGHHRAGRDHDAEASSQKRGPDAERHSPGPGSQDENAGPGPEVEANAPEAPTAMPKKSWWAVLKRTGKEFKDDELTDRAASLTYYGILALFPALLVLVSLLGLVGESTTQKVMDNLKKLAPGPARDMLTDAVEQLQNNGGVGSVMAVVGLVLAVWSASGYVAAFIRSSNAVYDLPEGRPVWKILPLRLGLTVVLMVMAVISALIVVFTGPLARRAGETLGVGDTALTVWSIAKWPVLAVLVTLMIAILYWAAPNARGRGFRWVTPGSVLALLIWLAASAGFAVYVANFASYNKTYGTLAGVIVFLVWLWITNLAILLGLEFDAEMSRERAIVGGLPATEEPYVEPRDTSKWSDEDRRRLG, encoded by the coding sequence ATGGCACCGACCCCCGAATCCCCCTATGAACAGGAAGAACCCGGCGGGCACCACCGCGCCGGACACCACCGCGCCGGCCGGGACCATGACGCGGAGGCTTCCTCGCAGAAGCGCGGCCCCGACGCCGAACGGCACAGCCCCGGCCCCGGGTCCCAGGACGAGAACGCCGGCCCCGGCCCCGAGGTGGAGGCCAACGCGCCCGAGGCCCCGACCGCCATGCCCAAGAAGTCGTGGTGGGCGGTGCTGAAGCGGACGGGCAAGGAGTTCAAGGACGACGAGCTCACCGACCGGGCCGCCTCTCTGACCTACTACGGCATCCTCGCGCTCTTCCCGGCTCTCCTGGTACTGGTGTCGCTCCTCGGTCTCGTCGGGGAGTCGACCACCCAGAAGGTCATGGACAACCTGAAGAAGCTCGCGCCCGGACCGGCCCGCGACATGCTGACCGACGCCGTGGAGCAGTTGCAGAACAACGGTGGCGTCGGATCGGTTATGGCCGTGGTGGGCCTGGTGCTGGCCGTCTGGTCGGCCTCCGGCTACGTCGCGGCGTTCATCCGTTCCTCCAACGCCGTCTACGACCTCCCCGAGGGGCGCCCGGTGTGGAAGATACTGCCTCTGCGCCTCGGGCTGACCGTGGTCCTGATGGTGATGGCGGTGATCAGCGCCCTGATCGTCGTCTTCACCGGCCCCCTCGCCCGCCGGGCCGGCGAGACGCTGGGAGTCGGCGACACCGCGTTGACCGTGTGGTCGATCGCGAAGTGGCCGGTCCTCGCCGTGCTGGTCACGCTGATGATCGCGATCCTCTACTGGGCCGCGCCCAACGCCCGTGGGCGGGGCTTCCGCTGGGTCACCCCGGGCAGTGTCCTGGCTCTCCTGATCTGGTTGGCCGCCTCGGCGGGCTTCGCGGTGTACGTCGCCAACTTCGCCTCGTACAACAAGACGTACGGCACCCTCGCGGGGGTAATCGTCTTCCTGGTGTGGTTGTGGATCACCAACCTCGCGATCCTTCTCGGCCTCGAATTCGACGCGGAGATGAGCCGGGAGCGCGCCATCGTCGGTGGCCTTCCCGCGACCGAGGAGCCGTACGTCGAACCACGCGACACCTCCAAGTGGTCCGACGAGGACCGTCGGCGGCTCGGCTGA
- a CDS encoding phage holin family protein encodes MSTVEHLAERDRTGPGGTGPGGSPRVEDSSVGTLVTQASQQLSQLVRDEMRLAQAEMTQKGKRFGLGGGLFGGAATVGFLALASLVAAAIAGLATVLPVWASALIVCAVLAAVAGVLAAKGKKELALATPPKPERAIDNVKADMAEIKEKAHR; translated from the coding sequence ATGAGCACGGTTGAGCACCTTGCCGAACGGGACCGTACCGGGCCCGGTGGTACCGGTCCCGGAGGGAGCCCCCGGGTCGAGGACTCCTCGGTCGGGACCCTGGTGACCCAGGCGTCCCAGCAGCTTTCGCAGCTGGTACGGGACGAAATGCGCCTGGCGCAGGCGGAGATGACACAGAAGGGCAAGCGGTTCGGGCTCGGCGGCGGGCTCTTCGGCGGCGCGGCCACCGTGGGGTTCCTCGCGCTGGCCTCGCTGGTCGCCGCGGCGATCGCCGGGCTGGCCACCGTTCTCCCGGTATGGGCCTCGGCGCTGATCGTGTGCGCCGTGCTCGCGGCGGTCGCCGGAGTGCTGGCCGCGAAGGGGAAGAAGGAGCTCGCGCTGGCCACCCCGCCCAAGCCCGAGCGGGCCATCGACAACGTCAAGGCCGACATGGCAGAGATCAAGGAGAAGGCGCACCGATGA
- a CDS encoding ATP-binding protein, whose translation MTPAQEIPAPEPVLREDVLSYTPTAASVRLSRRRAARLVAEWGHDHLADDVALLVSELTTNAVLHGGVRGRLFRVRLLLTATSLRIEVSDARAERLPDTRKPVDTDCFGRGLLIVANLADKWGIERRTVGKTVFAEMSLAGKTGPVFLP comes from the coding sequence ATGACGCCCGCCCAGGAAATCCCCGCCCCTGAACCCGTTCTCCGTGAGGACGTGCTCAGTTACACACCCACGGCCGCCAGCGTCAGGCTCAGCCGGCGCCGGGCCGCGCGGCTCGTCGCGGAGTGGGGGCATGACCACCTGGCCGACGACGTGGCGCTGCTGGTCAGCGAGTTGACCACCAACGCGGTGCTGCACGGCGGGGTGCGGGGCCGACTCTTCCGGGTACGCCTCCTGCTCACCGCGACCAGCCTGCGGATCGAGGTCAGCGACGCGCGGGCGGAACGGCTGCCGGACACCCGCAAGCCGGTGGACACCGACTGTTTCGGGCGGGGGCTGCTGATCGTGGCGAACCTCGCCGACAAGTGGGGCATCGAGCGCCGCACGGTCGGCAAGACGGTGTTCGCCGAGATGTCCCTCGCAGGGAAGACCGGGCCCGTCTTCCTCCCATAG